The Streptosporangiales bacterium DNA window TCGACTACGACTTCCGCAAGCCGAGGATGACCCCCATGACCGCGGCCGGCGTGGCGATGCGGGCACGGCAGCTCGATGTGTGGACCAGGGAGTTCCTCGCCGACCACCGGCAGGCGGTCGTGCTCCACCTGGCCTGCGGCCTCGACACCCGCGTGTCCCGCGTCGACCCGGGCCCGGGCGTCCGCTGGTTCGACGTCGACTACCCCGACGTCATCGAGCTGCGGCACAAGCTGTTCCCCGACCGCGACAACTACCGGACGATCGGCACCTCGGTGACCGACGACGGCTGGCTCGACCAGGTGCCCGCCGACCGTCCGGCGATCGTCGTCGCCGAGGGCCTCACCATGTACCTCACCAAGGCCGAGGGCCGGCGCCTGATCACACGCCTGACCGACCACTTCCCCGGCGGTCAGCTCGTCTTCGACGTGTACGGCACGCGCGGCATCCGCATCCAGAAGTGGGTGCCCGCCGTCAAGCGGTCCGGGGCGACGCTGTACTGGGGCGTCGACGACCCGAGCGAGCTCGAAGCCTGGCACGAGGGCCTGACCTGCATGACGGCGATCGACAGCTTCGACGTGCCCGGCTCCGACCACCTGCGCCGGTCGACCCGGATGCTCCTGCGGGCGTGCGCGGCGTTCCCGCCGTTCAAGAAGATCGGCCAGGTGCTGCGCTACCGGTTCTGACCTGACTCGGGACGCTAGTGTCCTAGGTGATGTGGTCCATGTAGGCGCTGGGCGGCGCCGACTCGAGCCAGGCGAGGAAGCCGGTGAGCGCGCCCTCGCTCATCGCCAGCTCGAGGGCCCGGCGGCCGTTGCGCACCTCGACGACCACGGCACCGGCGTTGACGGCCAGGGCCTCGGGGCCTGTCGGGACGCGCCGCTTGCGTACGGTGAGGTCGCGCCGCGACACCGTCTCGCTCGGACGAGCGGCGAAGCTGAAGACGCGGTACCACTTGAGCACGTCGCCGTCGTACCTGGCGACGCCGAGCACCCAGCCGCGGCCGAGCGTACCCATCTGCCGGCGCAGCGAGCAGTCGATCGTGCCGCTGCCACGAAGCAGCATGCGGCGGCGGACGGCGAGTACGACGAACGTGAGCGTGAGGACGAGGACCAGGACCAGGACGGCGCCGATGCCGTCGATCGCGAGGTTGCGGCCCAGGAGCTCCGCCGTGACCGCGTCGGGCAGTACTCCCTGGCCTACTGGTGCCTGCCCTGCCGGTCCGGTGGTGTCCCCCATGGCGCTCGCTGCGTTCCGTCCGTCGCCGGTCGCCTAGACCTCTTCCCCGGCGGCGCGCAGTTGCGCCTGCGCTTTCCGCGCCTCCGCCTGTGACTCCTCGTCGTCGGCGGACGCCGCGCGTTCGTACGCCGAACGCGCGGCGGAGACGTCGACCTCGTCGCCGAGCACGGCCGACTCCGCCAGGATCGAGACCCTGTTGTCCGCCACCGACAGGAAGCCGCCGCCGACTGCGGCACGAAGCACCTCGGCGTTGCCGTCGTCGAGCACCCGGACGACACCGCCCTCGACGAGGGTGCCGAGCACCGGTGCGTGCTGGGGCAGCACACCGATGTCGCCGTCGGTGGTCTTGGCGATCACCATGTGCGCGTCGCCCGACCACACTTCTCGTTCGGGCGACACGAGCTCGACGTGCAACTGGCTCACGGGTGACCTCCGGGGCGCGAGGGTAGGGGCGTCCTAGTGGCGAGGATAGCCGCGCACACTCGCCGGTCGTTGGAGGGCACCCGCTTCGTCATGACATCGCAATAATTCGACGCAGCACCCTAGTAGTACTTTGTTATGTCGAGTCTGCGGGGGTGGGTGGGCGTGGCAGGACGGGTTGCAGGCAGAGACGGCAAGCGCCGGTCCAGACGCCGAGTAGGGCCTGGAGTTCGCGGAGGACGGCGTAAAGAGTCAGGCCGG harbors:
- a CDS encoding F0F1 ATP synthase subunit epsilon; protein product: MSQLHVELVSPEREVWSGDAHMVIAKTTDGDIGVLPQHAPVLGTLVEGGVVRVLDDGNAEVLRAAVGGGFLSVADNRVSILAESAVLGDEVDVSAARSAYERAASADDEESQAEARKAQAQLRAAGEEV
- a CDS encoding DUF2550 family protein, with product MGDTTGPAGQAPVGQGVLPDAVTAELLGRNLAIDGIGAVLVLVLVLTLTFVVLAVRRRMLLRGSGTIDCSLRRQMGTLGRGWVLGVARYDGDVLKWYRVFSFAARPSETVSRRDLTVRKRRVPTGPEALAVNAGAVVVEVRNGRRALELAMSEGALTGFLAWLESAPPSAYMDHIT
- a CDS encoding class I SAM-dependent methyltransferase codes for the protein MATEKVTFTQARETLLATLYGRALDSRSKNPILGDHAAAEAVERIDYDFRKPRMTPMTAAGVAMRARQLDVWTREFLADHRQAVVLHLACGLDTRVSRVDPGPGVRWFDVDYPDVIELRHKLFPDRDNYRTIGTSVTDDGWLDQVPADRPAIVVAEGLTMYLTKAEGRRLITRLTDHFPGGQLVFDVYGTRGIRIQKWVPAVKRSGATLYWGVDDPSELEAWHEGLTCMTAIDSFDVPGSDHLRRSTRMLLRACAAFPPFKKIGQVLRYRF